The following are encoded together in the Phragmites australis chromosome 19, lpPhrAust1.1, whole genome shotgun sequence genome:
- the LOC133900190 gene encoding glycine-rich protein DOT1-like, translating into MERGAGAAGHEEEDGGGHQGGVRAEVAGVRVVLGGGHWGGVRAAGVGVVTGGGDGQLQAGVSGLDRLRGNALGLSLVARLEEAAGVGVATDGGGGCLWGGASGTKRQGGASGRWAACRGSAGQRVGTAQRSGGGLNW; encoded by the coding sequence ATGGAGAGGGGGGCTGGGGCGGCCGGCCATGAGGAAGAAGACGGAGGAGGTCACCAGGGAGGAGTTCGCGCGGAGGTCGCCGGTGTTAGGGTCGTGTTAGGAGGTGGCCACTGGGGAGGAGTTCGCGCGGCCGGCGTCGGGGTGGTGACGGGAGGAGGCGACGGCCAACTACAGGCTGGCGTGTCGGGGCTCGACCGACTACGGGGCAATGCATTGGGGCTTTCCTTGGTGGCGCGTCTAGAGGAGGCCGCCGGCGTCGGGGTGGCGACGGATGGAGGCGGCGGCTGTCTATGGGGCGGCGCGTCGGGGACGAAGCGGCAGGGCGGCGCGTCGGGACGATGGGCGGCGTGTCGGGGCTCGGCAGGGCAGCGCGTTGGCACAGCGcagaggagcggcggcgggcTGAACTGGTGA